In a single window of the Candoia aspera isolate rCanAsp1 chromosome 14, rCanAsp1.hap2, whole genome shotgun sequence genome:
- the METTL22 gene encoding methyltransferase-like protein 22 isoform X1, producing the protein MDETVFRSDTVLSDIHLHTANSRHFMVRLNAVGQPVFLSQFKLLLDSNQWDPEKEERDRKTSLSCQGRGEEELIAEDRAGAQASPDSPEKEGDSCRGTESLLDEDGDLQVVRKAPLPHAGDENLIRSTACPIILTKGGDVLEEQEHESNGCDVVKIEHTMATPLEDVGKQVWRGAFLLGDYILSKQELFRGCTVLELGGGTGVLSIIMGKVAKTIYCTDVGEDLLSMCERNVALNKHLTGPIGGEIRVKKLDWQQDDFCTDPEDCFSWSRKEIAELHDLTTVILAADVFYDDDLTDAFFKTLYRITSNLKNSCTIYFSMEKRFNFTLRHMDVVCEAYNHFRSTLDELLKTRDGKMRYSIEATDLSFPQHIVYERVPQLELWKLNAEKIPDGPRPQPPRD; encoded by the exons ATGGATGAAACAGTATTTCGAAGTGATACGGTGCTCTCCGATATTCACCTCCACACTGCGAACAGTAGGCATTTTATGGTGAGGCTGAATGCTGTGGGCCAGCCAG tctttctctctcagttcAAACTCCTTTTGGATAGTAACCAGTGGGACcctgagaaggaagagagagaccgAAAAACATCCCTCAGCTGCCAGGGCAGAGGTGAAGAAGAATTAATTGCAGAGGACAGAGCTGGTGCTCAAGCTTCTCCAGACAGCCCTGAAAAGGAAGGTGATTCCTGCAGAGGAACTGAGTCCTTGTTGGATGAAGATGGGGACCTGCAGGTGGTCCGGAAAGCTCCACTGCCTCATGCAGGGGATGAGAATCTGATAAGATCCACGGCCTGTCCCATCATTTTGACTAAGGGTGGAGATGTCTTGGAAGAGCAAGAACATGAGAGCAATGGTTGCGATGTTGTTAAAATAG AGCACACCATGGCGACCCCTTTAGAAGATGTGGGGAAGCAG GTCTGGCGAGGAGCTTTCCTACTTGGGGATTACATCCTCTCCAAGCAAGAGTTGTTCAGGGGTTGCACGGTCCTGGAGCTTGGGGGAGGAACCGGGGTTCTCAGCATTATCATGGGAAAAGTTGCCAAGACCATTTACTGCACAG acgtTGGTGAGGATCTGCTGAGCATGTGTGAACGAAATGTAGCCTTAAACAAGCACTTGACTGGGCCAATAG GAGGTGAAATTAGAGTTAAAAAGCTGGACTGGCAGCAAGATGATTTCTGCACTG ATCCTGAGGAttgcttcagctggtccagaaaagAGATTGCTGAGCTGCATGATCTCACCACTGTGATACTAGCTGCTGATG TATTTTATGATGATGACCTAACAGATGCTTTTTTCAAAACACTGTACCGAATCACTAGCAACCTGAAGAACTCTTGTACCATCTACTTCTCTATGGAAAAGAG GTTCAATTTCACTTTAAGACACATGGATGTTGTGTGTGAAGCCTATAATCACTTCCGAAGTACTTTGGATGAGCTGCTGAAAACCAGAGATGGCAAGATGAGATACAGCATTGAGGCTACAGACCTCTCCTTTCCACAGCATATTGTTTACGAGCGAGTTCCACAATTG GAGCTGTGGAAGCTTAATGCTGAGAAGATACCCGATGGACCCCGTCCTCAGCCTCCAAGAGACTGA
- the METTL22 gene encoding methyltransferase-like protein 22 isoform X2 produces the protein MLWASQFKLLLDSNQWDPEKEERDRKTSLSCQGRGEEELIAEDRAGAQASPDSPEKEGDSCRGTESLLDEDGDLQVVRKAPLPHAGDENLIRSTACPIILTKGGDVLEEQEHESNGCDVVKIEHTMATPLEDVGKQVWRGAFLLGDYILSKQELFRGCTVLELGGGTGVLSIIMGKVAKTIYCTDVGEDLLSMCERNVALNKHLTGPIGGEIRVKKLDWQQDDFCTDPEDCFSWSRKEIAELHDLTTVILAADVFYDDDLTDAFFKTLYRITSNLKNSCTIYFSMEKRFNFTLRHMDVVCEAYNHFRSTLDELLKTRDGKMRYSIEATDLSFPQHIVYERVPQLELWKLNAEKIPDGPRPQPPRD, from the exons ATGCTGTGGGCCAGCCAG ttcAAACTCCTTTTGGATAGTAACCAGTGGGACcctgagaaggaagagagagaccgAAAAACATCCCTCAGCTGCCAGGGCAGAGGTGAAGAAGAATTAATTGCAGAGGACAGAGCTGGTGCTCAAGCTTCTCCAGACAGCCCTGAAAAGGAAGGTGATTCCTGCAGAGGAACTGAGTCCTTGTTGGATGAAGATGGGGACCTGCAGGTGGTCCGGAAAGCTCCACTGCCTCATGCAGGGGATGAGAATCTGATAAGATCCACGGCCTGTCCCATCATTTTGACTAAGGGTGGAGATGTCTTGGAAGAGCAAGAACATGAGAGCAATGGTTGCGATGTTGTTAAAATAG AGCACACCATGGCGACCCCTTTAGAAGATGTGGGGAAGCAG GTCTGGCGAGGAGCTTTCCTACTTGGGGATTACATCCTCTCCAAGCAAGAGTTGTTCAGGGGTTGCACGGTCCTGGAGCTTGGGGGAGGAACCGGGGTTCTCAGCATTATCATGGGAAAAGTTGCCAAGACCATTTACTGCACAG acgtTGGTGAGGATCTGCTGAGCATGTGTGAACGAAATGTAGCCTTAAACAAGCACTTGACTGGGCCAATAG GAGGTGAAATTAGAGTTAAAAAGCTGGACTGGCAGCAAGATGATTTCTGCACTG ATCCTGAGGAttgcttcagctggtccagaaaagAGATTGCTGAGCTGCATGATCTCACCACTGTGATACTAGCTGCTGATG TATTTTATGATGATGACCTAACAGATGCTTTTTTCAAAACACTGTACCGAATCACTAGCAACCTGAAGAACTCTTGTACCATCTACTTCTCTATGGAAAAGAG GTTCAATTTCACTTTAAGACACATGGATGTTGTGTGTGAAGCCTATAATCACTTCCGAAGTACTTTGGATGAGCTGCTGAAAACCAGAGATGGCAAGATGAGATACAGCATTGAGGCTACAGACCTCTCCTTTCCACAGCATATTGTTTACGAGCGAGTTCCACAATTG GAGCTGTGGAAGCTTAATGCTGAGAAGATACCCGATGGACCCCGTCCTCAGCCTCCAAGAGACTGA